A genome region from Vibrio tapetis subsp. tapetis includes the following:
- the pdxJ gene encoding pyridoxine 5'-phosphate synthase gives MSSILLGVNIDHVATLRNARGTKYPDPVHAAEVAERAGADGITIHLREDRRHITDRDVRILKETIQTRMNLEMAVTDEMVEIALKTQPEFVCLVPEKREELTTEGGLDVVGQLDKIKAATEKLTAAGINVSLFIDADRAQIDASKACGAPYIELHTGQYADAENEVDQNDELKKIAAGASYADSLGIKVNAGHGLTYHNAAPIAALPEIFELNIGHSIIVRSMFDGLGKAVADMKAVLEQARR, from the coding sequence ATGAGCTCAATCCTTTTAGGCGTCAATATTGATCACGTAGCCACATTGCGAAATGCACGCGGCACTAAATACCCAGATCCTGTCCATGCAGCGGAAGTTGCAGAACGTGCAGGCGCGGACGGCATTACCATTCATTTACGTGAAGACCGTCGTCATATTACTGATCGCGATGTGCGCATTCTAAAAGAAACCATACAGACCCGTATGAACTTAGAAATGGCCGTTACCGATGAAATGGTCGAGATTGCTCTTAAAACCCAGCCTGAGTTTGTTTGTTTGGTGCCTGAAAAGCGTGAAGAGCTAACAACAGAAGGTGGCTTAGATGTCGTCGGTCAACTCGACAAGATCAAAGCCGCGACAGAAAAACTGACGGCTGCTGGCATCAATGTGTCCTTGTTTATTGATGCAGACCGCGCGCAAATTGATGCGTCAAAAGCGTGTGGTGCTCCTTATATTGAACTTCATACCGGCCAGTATGCGGATGCTGAAAATGAAGTCGACCAAAATGATGAACTGAAAAAAATTGCGGCTGGCGCAAGCTATGCAGATAGCTTGGGTATCAAAGTGAATGCTGGCCATGGTTTGACTTATCATAACGCGGCGCCGATTGCTGCTTTACCTGAAATCTTTGAACTTAACATTGGCCACTCAATTATTGTCCGTTCAATGTTTGATGGATTAGGAAAAGCCGTAGCAGATATGAAAGCGGTTCTGGAACAAGCTCGTCGCTAA
- the acpS gene encoding holo-ACP synthase — protein MAILGLGTDIAEIERVEKALARSGDAFAKRILTDSEYEQFSQLKQQGRFLAKRFAAKEAASKALGTGIASGVTFHDFVVSNDDKGKPCLVLQNKAQELALAMGAKGYHLSISDERHYSVATVIIES, from the coding sequence ATGGCAATTTTGGGGCTAGGTACTGACATCGCTGAAATTGAACGGGTCGAGAAGGCATTAGCAAGAAGCGGCGACGCATTTGCGAAACGTATTTTAACCGATTCGGAATATGAACAGTTCAGTCAACTTAAGCAACAAGGGCGATTTTTAGCGAAACGATTTGCCGCTAAAGAAGCCGCCTCTAAGGCTTTGGGGACTGGCATTGCTAGCGGTGTGACATTTCATGACTTTGTCGTTTCAAATGATGATAAAGGCAAGCCTTGTTTGGTCTTACAGAACAAGGCTCAAGAATTGGCACTAGCGATGGGGGCTAAGGGCTATCATCTTTCCATTTCTGATGAGCGTCATTACTCTGTTGCGACTGTGATCATTGAAAGCTAG
- the rlmD gene encoding 23S rRNA (uracil(1939)-C(5))-methyltransferase RlmD: MARFYKPTKNTKIDTKHQQVTVTKLDHHGAGMAFVNKKPVFIEGVLPGEEVVVQFTEQKSKYAKAKLIKMKTASAQRVEAPCRYYNECGGCNMQHLAHEAQVENKQQALTQLMGKFAGESITLTDSIISQAQGYRRRARISMQRDKKTHQFKFGFRQKMSKQIVTVTDCMVLAPELNVLLPKLEKLLSGFKPIDKLGHLELVLADNGVVLVLRHLAELKAQEHQSLVDFAEQHALTLYLMPEAGQLDRICGEEPYYQEVGLPLSFAPNNFVQVNQVVNQSMVEQALNWLDAKENERVLDLFCGIGNFSLPLAKQSKEVVGVEGIDEMVQRATHNAQLNQIENAHFYQADLEQDMTQSVWAQSQFDKVLLDPARGGAAGIVEQISSLGAKAVVYVSCNPATLARDSHSLLQQGYTLKKLAMLDMFPHTSHLESMALFEK, translated from the coding sequence ATGGCCCGCTTCTATAAGCCGACTAAAAATACAAAAATTGATACAAAACACCAACAGGTTACAGTAACAAAGCTGGATCATCACGGCGCAGGGATGGCTTTTGTTAATAAAAAACCGGTATTTATCGAAGGTGTTTTGCCTGGTGAAGAGGTGGTTGTTCAATTTACTGAGCAAAAAAGTAAATACGCTAAAGCCAAGCTCATTAAAATGAAAACAGCCAGCGCACAGCGCGTTGAGGCTCCTTGTCGTTATTACAACGAATGCGGTGGCTGTAACATGCAACACCTTGCTCACGAGGCGCAGGTGGAAAACAAACAGCAAGCGCTCACTCAGTTGATGGGTAAGTTTGCAGGAGAGTCGATTACCTTAACGGATTCGATTATTTCTCAAGCGCAAGGCTACCGTCGTCGCGCTCGTATCAGTATGCAGCGAGATAAGAAAACCCATCAATTTAAGTTTGGCTTTAGGCAAAAAATGAGCAAGCAGATTGTGACGGTAACCGATTGCATGGTGCTAGCTCCAGAGTTAAACGTGTTGCTTCCTAAGCTAGAAAAGTTATTAAGTGGCTTTAAGCCGATCGATAAGCTTGGTCACCTTGAGTTGGTGTTGGCAGATAACGGTGTGGTGCTTGTATTACGACATTTAGCTGAGTTGAAAGCGCAAGAGCATCAATCTTTAGTCGATTTCGCCGAGCAGCACGCATTAACATTGTATTTGATGCCAGAGGCGGGGCAGTTGGATCGTATTTGTGGTGAAGAACCGTATTATCAAGAAGTCGGGTTACCCTTGTCCTTTGCGCCTAATAACTTCGTACAAGTTAATCAAGTGGTGAACCAATCCATGGTTGAGCAAGCGCTTAATTGGTTAGATGCGAAAGAAAATGAACGTGTGTTGGATCTGTTTTGTGGTATTGGCAACTTTAGCTTACCTTTGGCAAAACAAAGCAAAGAAGTGGTCGGTGTTGAAGGGATTGATGAAATGGTGCAACGTGCCACTCACAATGCCCAGTTAAATCAGATTGAAAATGCACATTTTTATCAAGCGGATTTAGAGCAAGACATGACTCAATCTGTATGGGCTCAAAGTCAATTCGATAAAGTCTTGCTTGATCCTGCCAGAGGTGGAGCTGCAGGTATTGTTGAACAGATTTCATCACTGGGCGCCAAAGCCGTGGTGTATGTCTCGTGCAATCCTGCTACCCTTGCTCGCGACAGTCATAGCCTTTTACAACAAGGCTATACGCTAAAAAAACTCGCGATGTTGGATATGTTTCCTCATACCAGTCATTTAGAGAGCATGGCACTGTTTGAAAAATAA
- the rnc gene encoding ribonuclease III produces MTTPIAKLQRRIDYQFNDIDHLDLALTHRSANSKHNERLEFLGDSILSFVIADDLYHRFPKVNEGDMSRMRATLVRGKTLAELGREFQLGDDLKLGPGELKSGGFRRDSILADAVEAIIGAIYLDSDSETIRQVILAWYKTRLDAIEPGISQKDPKTRLQEFLQGRRKPLPVYEVTKIKGEAHNQEFTVACEVAGSDEPVIGKGSSRRKAEQSAAELALGLLTDV; encoded by the coding sequence ATGACTACTCCAATAGCGAAACTACAAAGAAGGATCGACTATCAGTTCAATGATATCGATCACCTAGACTTGGCACTGACACACCGCAGTGCCAACAGTAAACACAATGAGCGTCTTGAATTTCTGGGCGATTCAATTTTAAGTTTTGTCATTGCAGATGACCTCTATCACCGTTTCCCTAAAGTGAACGAGGGTGATATGAGCCGCATGCGCGCAACACTTGTGCGTGGAAAAACACTGGCTGAGTTAGGCCGTGAATTTCAACTTGGAGACGACTTAAAATTAGGTCCAGGCGAACTGAAAAGTGGCGGATTCCGTCGTGATTCAATTTTAGCGGATGCCGTCGAAGCCATCATTGGTGCTATATACTTAGACAGTGACAGTGAGACAATTCGTCAAGTCATCCTAGCGTGGTACAAGACTCGTTTAGATGCCATTGAGCCGGGTATTTCACAAAAAGATCCAAAAACTCGCCTACAAGAGTTTTTACAAGGTCGAAGAAAGCCGCTTCCTGTCTACGAAGTGACTAAGATTAAAGGTGAAGCACATAACCAAGAGTTTACGGTTGCGTGTGAAGTGGCAGGTTCAGATGAGCCTGTAATAGGTAAAGGCAGCAGTCGTCGCAAGGCAGAACAGTCGGCCGCTGAATTGGCATTAGGATTATTGACAGATGTCTGA
- the era gene encoding GTPase Era, which produces MSDNNEFDLDAYFASGEGKSTDPENQHCGFVAIVGRPNVGKSTLLNQLLGQKISITSRKPQTTRHRIMGVETEGDYQAIFVDTPGLHIEEKRAINRLMNRAANSSLSDVNLVLFLVDGTHWTADDEMVFNKLNKANFPVVLCMNKVDNVKDRNDVMMHMQALTEKMDFVDVVPISAKHDTNIDVLRKHVRAHLPKAAHHFPEEYVTDRSQRFMASEIVREKLMRFTGEELPYSVTVEVERFDYNPETDGFHINALILVERLGQKKMVIGKGGEKIKIIGREARLDMEELFERKVYLETWVKVKSGWADDERALRSLGYIDDL; this is translated from the coding sequence ATGTCTGATAATAACGAATTCGATTTGGATGCGTACTTTGCGTCTGGTGAAGGAAAAAGCACTGATCCAGAAAATCAGCATTGTGGTTTTGTTGCAATCGTTGGTCGCCCTAATGTGGGTAAATCAACCTTGCTAAACCAATTGCTTGGTCAGAAGATTTCGATTACTTCACGTAAGCCGCAAACCACTCGTCACCGTATTATGGGTGTTGAGACAGAAGGTGACTATCAAGCAATTTTTGTTGATACCCCGGGTCTGCATATAGAAGAAAAACGTGCAATTAACCGTTTGATGAACCGCGCTGCAAACAGCTCACTAAGTGATGTGAACTTAGTGTTGTTCTTGGTTGATGGTACGCATTGGACTGCTGACGATGAAATGGTGTTTAACAAGCTAAACAAAGCCAATTTCCCAGTTGTGTTGTGCATGAATAAAGTCGATAACGTTAAAGACCGTAACGACGTAATGATGCATATGCAAGCACTGACTGAAAAAATGGACTTCGTTGATGTTGTGCCAATTTCAGCAAAACACGATACCAACATCGACGTTTTACGTAAGCATGTTCGTGCGCACTTGCCAAAAGCCGCGCACCACTTCCCTGAAGAATATGTGACTGACCGTTCTCAGCGTTTTATGGCGTCTGAAATTGTCCGTGAAAAGCTGATGCGATTTACCGGTGAAGAACTGCCATACTCAGTAACGGTTGAGGTTGAGCGTTTTGACTACAATCCAGAAACTGATGGTTTTCATATCAATGCGCTTATCTTAGTTGAGCGTCTTGGTCAGAAGAAAATGGTGATCGGTAAAGGTGGTGAGAAAATAAAAATCATCGGCCGTGAAGCTCGTCTGGATATGGAAGAACTATTCGAACGCAAAGTGTACCTAGAAACTTGGGTGAAAGTGAAATCAGGTTGGGCAGATGACGAACGAGCACTGCGTAGCTTAGGTTACATTGACGATTTATAA
- the barA gene encoding two-component sensor histidine kinase BarA, whose protein sequence is MTRYGLRARVITLTLAPTLIIGLLLSAFFTSNRYNDLENQLISTGQSIIEPLAIASEYGMTQQSREAVRRLISYAHRKNSQIVRSIAVFDTNHELFVTSNFHPNFASLTFDKTRPIPLLSTIELIDTDLIIRTPILAEGQFSSPQRGKTELNQALGYIAIELDLSALRLQQYQEIFAALLVLILGLGLSGLFAYRLMQDVTLPITHMKNMVDRIRRGHLDVRIEGKMHGELDALKNGINAMAMSLSEYHVEMQHSIDQATSDLRETLEQLEIQNVELDIAKKRAQEAARVKSEFLANMSHELRTPLNGVIGFTRQMLKTRLSPSQEDYLVTIERSANNLLSIINDILDFSKLEAGKLALENIPFEFQECLEEVAALQATGAHEKGLELTLKVDPKVPAGVVGDPLRIQQILTNLVGNSIKFTERGNIDISVELRSQKDDIIELQFMVRDTGIGISERQQSQLFQAFSQADASISRRYGGTGLGLVITQKLVGQMGGEISLTSRLHQGSTFWFTLRLAASDLPMTHDIDLSQFQQKRLLLVEPNMQAASVIQQQLSQQGFIVNYRSSMPENIEAHDYALLNLSPNQKYDSNTIDKWLKQAQSIAPQVVVGLPSNELALAEHLVANNSVQCITKPISRRKLLNSLAKDQPDAIMYEPAIEPTSTRLPLKIMAVDDNRANLKLISALLSERVEEVVTCSNGEEAVQAALEQSFDMILMDIQMPKMDGVTACQEIKKIALNSHTPIIAVTAHAMVGERDRLLKAGMDDYLTKPIEEHILQQVLVHWSPQIIEHQVDRVDLSTVTDVPVTLEAPTDVIIDWQQALKQAANKEDLAKEMLQMLVEYIQEVEVFVEQVLNTEQSDNDQLIHHIHKLHGSCSYSGVPRLKQLCAVIEKSLRSGDSIENVEPELFELQDEMEKVMASAKPYLE, encoded by the coding sequence ATGACCCGATACGGCTTAAGAGCGCGCGTGATCACTTTAACTTTAGCGCCGACCCTAATTATTGGTCTGCTGCTGAGTGCCTTCTTCACTTCAAATCGCTATAACGACCTAGAAAATCAGCTGATTTCAACCGGCCAAAGCATTATAGAGCCTTTAGCTATTGCTAGTGAATATGGCATGACTCAACAAAGTAGAGAGGCTGTCCGCCGCCTAATTAGTTATGCTCACCGTAAGAATTCTCAGATCGTACGTAGCATTGCTGTGTTTGACACCAATCACGAGCTATTTGTCACCTCTAACTTCCATCCTAATTTTGCGTCATTGACCTTCGATAAAACACGGCCTATTCCGCTGCTCAGTACGATAGAGTTGATCGACACCGATTTAATCATTCGAACCCCCATTCTAGCAGAAGGTCAGTTTTCCTCACCACAAAGAGGTAAAACAGAGCTCAATCAGGCGTTAGGGTATATTGCTATCGAGCTGGATCTCTCCGCCTTACGCCTTCAACAGTACCAAGAAATCTTTGCTGCGCTGCTGGTATTGATTTTAGGCCTTGGTTTGTCCGGTTTATTCGCCTATCGGCTGATGCAAGATGTCACACTGCCAATCACACACATGAAAAACATGGTGGATCGAATTCGCCGTGGTCATTTGGATGTACGTATTGAAGGCAAAATGCATGGAGAACTCGATGCGTTAAAAAATGGCATCAACGCAATGGCCATGTCATTGTCTGAATACCATGTTGAAATGCAACACAGTATCGACCAAGCCACATCCGATTTACGTGAAACCCTAGAACAACTAGAAATACAAAACGTTGAATTGGATATTGCGAAGAAACGAGCTCAAGAAGCGGCACGAGTGAAATCTGAGTTCTTAGCCAACATGTCCCATGAACTGCGAACCCCACTAAATGGTGTCATTGGCTTTACACGTCAGATGCTCAAAACTCGCCTCTCTCCTAGCCAAGAGGATTACTTGGTTACCATCGAGCGCTCAGCCAATAACTTGCTCAGCATCATCAACGACATCTTAGACTTCTCCAAGCTTGAAGCAGGTAAGCTAGCACTTGAAAACATTCCATTTGAGTTCCAAGAGTGCCTGGAAGAAGTGGCCGCATTGCAAGCGACAGGCGCACATGAAAAAGGCTTAGAGCTGACTTTAAAGGTCGACCCTAAAGTACCGGCTGGCGTAGTCGGCGATCCCCTACGTATTCAACAGATTCTAACCAACTTAGTTGGCAACTCCATCAAGTTTACTGAACGCGGCAACATCGACATTAGTGTTGAACTTCGTTCGCAGAAAGACGACATCATTGAATTACAGTTTATGGTTAGAGATACCGGCATTGGTATCTCTGAACGCCAGCAGTCTCAGCTTTTCCAAGCCTTTAGCCAAGCCGATGCCAGTATTTCCCGCCGCTATGGTGGTACAGGCCTTGGTCTTGTCATTACTCAGAAACTGGTCGGGCAAATGGGGGGCGAAATCAGCTTAACCAGCCGATTGCATCAAGGTTCTACGTTCTGGTTTACGCTTCGCTTGGCAGCTAGCGACCTACCGATGACACACGATATCGATCTAAGCCAGTTCCAACAAAAACGTTTACTGCTGGTTGAACCAAACATGCAGGCCGCATCTGTCATTCAACAACAATTGAGCCAGCAAGGCTTTATCGTTAACTATCGTTCAAGTATGCCAGAGAACATTGAAGCTCATGACTATGCTTTGCTTAACCTATCACCCAATCAAAAATACGATAGTAATACCATTGATAAGTGGTTAAAACAGGCTCAAAGCATCGCGCCACAAGTCGTGGTGGGCTTACCAAGTAACGAACTGGCGCTTGCTGAACATTTAGTCGCCAACAACAGCGTTCAGTGCATCACTAAGCCAATTTCTCGCCGTAAATTACTCAATAGCTTAGCGAAAGATCAACCCGATGCCATTATGTATGAACCGGCTATCGAGCCAACATCGACTCGACTGCCACTTAAAATCATGGCGGTTGATGACAACCGAGCTAACCTAAAGTTAATTTCGGCGCTGCTGTCCGAGCGTGTTGAAGAGGTCGTTACATGCTCCAATGGTGAAGAAGCCGTTCAAGCGGCATTGGAACAAAGCTTTGATATGATCTTGATGGACATTCAAATGCCGAAAATGGATGGGGTCACAGCCTGCCAAGAAATTAAAAAAATAGCGTTGAATTCGCACACTCCCATCATAGCAGTCACCGCTCACGCTATGGTTGGAGAGCGTGACCGATTACTCAAAGCTGGCATGGATGATTACCTGACTAAGCCAATTGAAGAACACATTTTACAGCAAGTTTTGGTGCACTGGAGCCCACAAATTATCGAGCATCAAGTGGACCGAGTTGACCTATCAACGGTGACGGATGTTCCCGTTACACTAGAAGCTCCTACCGATGTGATCATCGACTGGCAGCAAGCTTTAAAGCAAGCAGCCAACAAAGAAGATCTCGCGAAAGAAATGCTGCAGATGCTGGTCGAGTATATTCAAGAGGTCGAAGTATTTGTTGAACAAGTCTTAAACACAGAGCAAAGCGATAACGATCAATTGATCCACCATATTCACAAGCTACATGGTAGCTGCTCCTACAGCGGCGTCCCTAGATTAAAGCAATTATGTGCGGTTATTGAAAAATCACTTCGTTCTGGCGATTCAATAGAGAATGTAGAACCTGAACTGTTCGAACTTCAAGACGAGATGGAAAAGGTCATGGCAAGTGCCAAGCCATACCTAGAATAA
- the recO gene encoding DNA repair protein RecO, with protein sequence MSDGLQRCFVLHRRPYSETSLILDVFSEEYGRVSVMAKGARGKRSNLKGALQPFTPLLMKWSGKGSMRTLRQAEPISLGLPISGINLYSAMYVNELIGRVIENETPYPALFHDYLQALTELAQNDNPEPGLRRFELALLSALGYGVDFLHCAGTGEAIDPTMTYRYREQKGFIASVRNDNLTFLGDELIAISERRFLTQQQLKAAKRFTRIALKPFLGGKPLKSRELFIPVLRARSIGK encoded by the coding sequence ATGTCAGACGGACTACAGCGTTGCTTTGTTTTACATCGCCGCCCATACAGTGAAACCAGCCTAATACTTGATGTCTTCAGCGAAGAGTACGGTCGCGTGTCTGTCATGGCGAAAGGAGCGCGAGGTAAACGCTCGAATTTGAAAGGTGCCCTACAGCCATTCACCCCATTGTTGATGAAATGGTCAGGCAAGGGCTCTATGCGGACGCTCAGGCAGGCAGAGCCTATTAGTTTAGGTTTGCCTATCTCGGGCATTAACCTCTATTCCGCCATGTATGTAAACGAGCTAATTGGCCGTGTGATTGAAAACGAAACCCCTTATCCAGCCCTGTTTCACGACTACCTGCAAGCACTCACTGAACTCGCTCAAAATGATAATCCTGAGCCGGGTTTACGTCGATTTGAGCTAGCGCTATTGTCAGCATTAGGCTACGGCGTCGATTTTTTACATTGCGCAGGAACGGGCGAAGCTATTGATCCGACTATGACTTATCGTTATCGTGAGCAGAAGGGGTTTATTGCGAGCGTTAGAAACGATAATCTCACCTTTCTAGGCGATGAACTGATTGCTATCAGTGAACGCCGCTTTTTGACTCAACAGCAGCTTAAAGCGGCAAAGCGCTTTACCAGAATTGCATTAAAGCCGTTTTTAGGCGGTAAACCATTAAAAAGTCGAGAACTGTTTATCCCAGTTCTACGAGCACGGAGTATTGGAAAATGA